The following proteins are co-located in the Callithrix jacchus isolate 240 chromosome 10, calJac240_pri, whole genome shotgun sequence genome:
- the DUSP8 gene encoding dual specificity protein phosphatase 8 yields the protein MAGDRLPRKVMDAKKLASLLRGGPGGPLVIDSRSFVEYNSWHVLSSVNICCSKLVKRRLQQGKVTIAELIQPATRSQVEASEPQDVVVYDQSTRDASVLAADSFLSILLSKLDGCFDSVAILTGGFATFSSCFPGLCEGKPAALLPMSLSQPCLPVPSVGLTRILPHLYLGSQKDVLNKDLMTQNGISYVLNASNSCPKPDFICESRFMRVPINDNYCEKLLPWLDKSIEFIDKAKLSSCQVIVHCLAGISRSATIAIAYIMKTMGMSSDDAYRFVKDRRPSISPNFNFLGQLLEYERSLKLLAALQSDTGTPSGTPEPPPGPAPGAPLPRLPPPTSESAATAREGGPSAGGEPPAAPATSALQQGLRGLHLSSDRLQDTNRLKRSFSLDIKSAYAPSRRPDGPGPPDPGEAPKLCKLDSPSGAALGLPSPSPDSPDSAPEARPRPRRRPRPPAGSPGRSPAHGLGLNFGDAARQTPRHGLSALSAPGLPGPGQPASPGAWAPPLDSPGTPSPDGPWCFSPEGAQGAGGARFAPFSRAGAPGPGGSSGGDLRRREAARAEPRDARTGWPDEPAPETTQFKRRSCQMEFEEGMVEGRARGEELAALGKQASFSGSVEVIQVS from the exons ATGGCCGGGGACCGGCTCCCAAGGAAGGTGATGGATGCCAAGAAGCTGGCCAGCCTGCTGCGGGGCGGGCCTGGGGGACCACTGGTCATCGACAGCCGTTCCTTCGTGGAATACAACAGCTGGCACGTGCTGAGCTCCGTCAACATCTGCTGCTCCAAGCTGGTGAAGCGGCGGCTGCAGCAGGGCAAGGTGACCATCGCAGAGCTCATCCAGCCGGCCACACGCAGCCAG GTGGAGGCATCAGAGCCGCAGGACGTGGTGGTTTATGACCAGAGCACGCGGGACGCCAGCGTGCTGGCAGCAGACAGCTTCCTCTCCATCCTGCTGAGCAAGCTGGATGGCTGTTTCGACAGTGTGGCCATCCTCACAG GCGGCTTCGCCACCTTCTCCTCCTGCTTCCCCGGCCTCTGCGAGGGCAAGCCTGCTGCCCTGCTACCCATGAGcctctcccagccctgcctgcccGTGCCCAGCGTGGGACTGACCCGCATCCTGCCTCACCTCTACCTGGGCTCGCAGAAAGACGTCCTCAACAAG GATCTCATGACGCAGAATGGAATAAGCTACGTCCTCAACGCCAGCAACTCCTGCCCCAAGCCCGACTTCATCTGCGAGAGCCGCTTCATGCGGGTCCCCATCAATGACAACTACTGTGAGAAGCTGCTGCCCTGGCTGGACAAGTCCATCGAGTTCATCG ATAAAGCCAAGCTGTCCAGCTGCCAAGTCATCGTTCACTGTCTGGCCGGCATCTCGCGCTCCGCCACCATCGCCATCGCCTACATCATGAAGACCATGGGCATGTCCTCTGACGACGCTTACAG GTTCGTGAAGGACCGGCGCCCGTCCATCTCGCCCAACTTCAACTTCCTGGGCCAGCTGCTGGAGTACGAGCGCAGCCTGAAGCTGCTGGCCGCCCTGCAGAGCGACACGGGCACCCCGTCAGGGACGCCGGAGCCTCCGCCCGGCCCCGCACCCGGGGCCCCGCTGCCACGGCTGCCACCACCTACCTCAGAGAGCGCTGCCACCGCCAGGGAGGGCGGCCCGAGCGCGGGCGGGGAGCCCCCGGCGGCCCCTGCCACCAGCGCGCTGCAGCAGGGCCTGCGCGGCCTGCACCTCTCCTCCGACCGCCTGCAGGACACCAACCGCCTCAAGCGCTCCTTCTCGCTGGACATCAAGTCGGCCTACGCGCCCAGCCGGCGCCCCGATGGCCCCGGGCCCCCCGACCCCGGCGAGGCCCCGAAGCTCTGCAAGTTGGACAGTCCGTCGGGGGCCGCGCTGGGCCTGCCCTCGCCCAGCCCGGACAGCCCGGACTCCGCGCCCGAGGCTCGCCCGCGGCCCCGCCGGCGGCCCCGGCCCCCCGCCGGCTCCCCGGGGCGCTCCCCCGCGCACGGCCTGGGCCTGAACTTCGGCGACGCGGCCCGGCAGACTCCGCGGCACGGCCTCTCGGCCCTGTCGGCGCCCGGGCTGCCCGGCCCCGGCCAGCCAGCCAGCCCTGGGGCCTGGGCGCCGCCGCTCGATTCCCCGGGCACACCGTCGCCCGACGGGCCGTGGTGCTTCAGCCCCGAGGGCGCGCAGGGAGCGGGCGGTGCACGGTTTGCGCCCTTCAGTCGGGCGGGCGCGCCGGGACCAGGCGGCAGCAGTGGCGGCGACCTGCGGCGGCGGGAGGCGGCTAGGGCCGAGCCCCGGGACGCGCGGACGGGCTGGCCCGACGAGCCGGCCCCGGAGACGACGCAGTTCAAGCGCCGCAGCTGCCAGATGGAGTTCGAGGAGGGCATGGTGGAGGGGCGCGCGCGCGGCGAGGAGCTGGCCGCCCTGGGCAAGCAGGCGAGCTTCTCGGGCAGCGTGGAGGTCATCCAGGTGTCCTGA
- the LOC100896098 gene encoding LOW QUALITY PROTEIN: uncharacterized protein LOC100896098 (The sequence of the model RefSeq protein was modified relative to this genomic sequence to represent the inferred CDS: inserted 4 bases in 3 codons; substituted 1 base at 1 genomic stop codon) — protein AGAAWHRASRCRPSPHTSSRPDKAPDSSRRRTSPLVCPEPHGDLSGEKLPCTLPQGALRVSSRWHASPQTQVAFGPRWVSWLPLPHTLSGHWDPCPSDILGSSSGTSHRGKRLGVLWAGGVVQAGPRQESWSRAREVPTPPCPATLSAVSSVCSFPPQPCVPVIPPFSKXPVPSVPTHSCXPKKISYHCCICNLWIRGLSIYYYWLIIIINYVNLPPVCLLRWVSEVTLGVEDALAPDSCPPTPMLSGRLXSGATGWAPLLPSPRPFSSEXGGSVCLSLSLLPLLRHWSPRSEQPGWGRRSCLGHCRLQCFRRQARAPSCWLSPTWAWSPPQASPAPPAQPLPGIGNASQCTRPLLSFAGKSSRGVGAGPQPTLPPVSVDWAAGPPAPQLPLGPLPPRPHLPLPALPLYLETMCCNKA, from the exons GCAGGTGCCGCCTGGCACAGGGCGAGTCGGTGCCGGCCCAGCCCCCATACTTCCAGTAGGCCTGATAAAGCCCCTGATTCGAGCAGGCGCAGGACAAGCCCCCTTGTCTGCCCTGAGCCCCATGGGGACCTCTCAGGAGAGAAACTCCCTTGCACCCTTCCCCAGGGCGCTCTCCGGGTATCTTCTAGGTGGCATGCCAGCCCCCAAACACAGGTGGCTTTTGGGCCCAGGTGGGTCAGCTGGCTGCCCCTGCCACATACCCTCTCAGGCCACTGGGACCCCTGCCCTTCAGATATCCTGGGGTCTAGCAGTGGGACCAGTCACCGTGGGAAGAGGCTAGGGGTTCTCTGGGCAGGAGGGGTGGTCCAGGCAGGACCCCGTCAAGAGTCCTGGAGCAGGGCCAGGGAGGTGCCCACCCCGCCCTGCCCAGCCACCCTCTCTGCTGtttcttctgtttgttctttTCCCCCACAGCCCTGTGTTCCTGTCATCCCTCCTTTCAGCA ATCCTGttccctctgtccccacccactCGT TCCCCAAGAAAATAAGCTATCATTGTTGTATTTGCAATCTATGGATTAGAGgtttaagtatttattattattggttaattattattattaattatgtaAATTTGCCTCCCGTCTGTCTGTTGCGTTGGGTTTCTGAGGTGACCCTGGGTGTGGAGGATGCACTGGCTCCCGATTCTTGCCCCCCAACCCCTATGCTGTCTGGGAGACTGTAGTCTGGGGCCACTGGTTGggcccccctcctcccctcccctcgtcCCTTCTCCAGCGA TGGGGGATCTGTCTGTCTCAGTCTGTCTCTGCTCCCGCTCTTGAGGCACTGGTCACCCCGAAGTGAGCAGCCAGGGTGGGGAAGAAGGTCCTGTCTCGGCCACTGCCGCCTCCAGTGCTTCAGGAGGCAGGCCAGGGCCCCATCCTGCTGGCTttctcccacctgggcctggAGTCCTCCCCAAGCCTCTCCCGCCCCTCCCGCCCAGCCACTGCCTGGCATTGGGAATGCCTCACAATGCACCCGGCCCCTCCTGTCATTTGCTGGGAAGTCCAGCAGAGGAGTGGGTGCAGGTCCCCAGCCGACCCTCCCTCCAGTCTCTGTGGACTGGGCTGCCGGCCCTCCAGCCCCCCAGCTCCCCTTGGGGCCCCTCCCTCCGCGGCCGCACCTTCCGCTCCCGGCCCTTCCTTTGTATTTGGAGACAATGTGTTGTAATAAAGCTTAA